One Spinacia oleracea cultivar Varoflay chromosome 4, BTI_SOV_V1, whole genome shotgun sequence DNA segment encodes these proteins:
- the LOC110798358 gene encoding uncharacterized protein: MDRSWITTTKLGDPKYKAGVMEFLTFALENNTEGHDKLPCPSYVCHNLMHHKPNVILSHLSKWEFDTTYTCWYRYGEKREETSGHQSHNTNEGDRMEDVRYQFQGGVDEDPEVIEQLLTDSEKPLYEDSEHTQLSTILKLYNVKVGYGVTDQCFTAFLKVFKAILPAGNILPGASYKAKKMLHTTDLRYEKIHACPNDCILYRGDYESLKNYPECNVSRYKKQKEGIPAKVLWYFPIISRFKRMYSDAGDAEMLTWHKFGRKKDDGLLRHPADSPQWKFIHGKFSDFGKEERKLRLGLSTDGMNPYGSFSSIHSTWPVMLVTYNLSPSLCMKRKYIILSMLISRPKQPGNDIDVYLAPLIDDLKLLWEKGVEVFDASRNEMFNLRAMLFCTIQDYPAYVNLSGYTVKGECACPICEDSLKGKWLLASRKYVYFDHRPFLPPDHQYRKLKKAFNGEQNFESCPKVFTSQEVFDKVKDIKITFGKLKKNKDALPKQGYKKCSGFWRLPYWRFLFVRHSLDVMHIEKNVFDSLIGTLLNIDKKTKDGPKARDDLKKWNIRNELHVVEETGERKYIPPAAYTLSKKEKVELCSSLAGVKVPEGYSSNISSLVSVENLKLMGLKSHDCHVLMEDFLPIAIRSILPKNVPYTIIRLCCFFKAIYSKVINPKELDYLEIEIAVILCRLEISCEDSRASSSRHNGRFDGMGTIGRRDHDMSLDKWHMAHTYILFNEDEVAPYVNRHMSFLKARNRKANPKALATEHSKSFRFWFKDQLMKEQPVSERLRSLCYGPDFRASFFFAYVVNGCTFYTRDQDDKSTMQNSGVSLEAEAMYFSSSKDNRPVYS; this comes from the exons ATGGATCGAAGTTggataacaacaacaaaattggGTGACCCAAAATACAAAGCTGGGGTTATGGAATTCCTTACATTTGCTTTGGAAAATAACACTGAAGGTCATGATAAGTTGCCTTGTCCTTCTTATGTCTGTCATAATCTTATGCATCACAAACCTAATGTAATACTGAGCCACTTGAGTAAATGGGAATTTGATACAACATATACTTGTTGGTATCGTTATGGTGAAAAAAGGGAAGAAACTTCTGGTCATCAAAGCCACAATACTAATGAGGGTGATAGAATGGAGGACGTGAGGTATCAATTTCAGGGAGGAGTTGATGAGGATCCTGAAGTGATAGAACAACTACTGACCGATTCTGAGAAGCCTTTATACGAAGATAGTGAGCACACACAATTATCAACTATACTTAAGCTTTATAATGTGAAGGTGGGTTATGGTGTGACAGATCAATGTTTTACGGCGTTTCTCAAGGTGTTCAAAGCCATACTTCCTGCAGGCAATATTTTGCCGGGTGCTTCATATAAGGCAAAAAAGATGTTGCACACAACGGACTTGCGTTATGAAAAAATTCATGCTTGCcctaatgattgcatattgtaTCGAGGTGACTATGAATCTTTAAAGAATTATCCTGAGTGCAATGTCTCGAGGTACAAGaaacaaaaggaaggaattccgGCTAAGGTTTTGTGGTACTTTCCAATAATATCAAGGTTCAAAAGAATGTATTCAGATGCAGGAGATGCGGAGATGTTAACATGGCATAAATTTGGTCGGAAAAAAGATGATGGGTTATTAAGACACCCAGCTGACTCTCCGCAATGGAAATTTATTCATGGAAAATTCAGTGATTTTGGTAAAGAAGAACGAAAGCTACGCCTTGGATTGTCTACTGATGGTATGAATCCATATGGTTCTTTTAGTAGCATCCATAGTACTTGGCCGGTCATGTTGGTAACGTACAATTTATCTCCTTCCTTGTGTATGAAAAGAAAGTATATTATCTTGTCAATGCTTATTTCTAGGCCAAAACAACCGGGAAATGACATCGATGTGTACTTGGCACCTCTTATTGACGATTTAAAGTTGTTGTGGGAGAAAGGTGTTGAAGTATTCGATGCTAGTCGGAATGAAATGTTCAATTTAAGAGCCATGTTGTTCTGCACTATCCAAGATTATCCAGCGTATGTAAATCTTTCTGGTTATACCGTGAAAGGGGAATGTGCCTGTCCTATATGTGAAGATAGTTTGAAGGGGAAATGGTTATTAGCATCGAGAAAGTATGTCTACTTTGATCATCGTCCATTTCTTCCTCCTGATCACCAGTACCGCAAATTGAAAAAGGCGTTTAATGGGGAACAAAATTTTGAAAGTTGCCCAAAAGTCTTTACTAGCCAAGAAGTGTTTGACAAGGTAAAAGACATTAAAATTACATTTGGAAagttgaagaaaaataaagatgCCCTTCCTAAACAGGGATACAAAAAGTGTTCTGGTTTTTGGCGTCTTCCTTATTGGAGATTTTTATTTGTGCGACATTCTCTAGATGTGATGCATATCGAAAAAAATGTGTTTGATAGTCTGATTGGCACATTATTGAATATTGATAAGAAGACAAAAGACGGTCCTAAGGCTCGAGATGACTTGAAGAAATGGAATATTAGAAATGAGTTACATGTTGTTGAGGAGACCGGAGAACGGAAGTATATACCCCCTGCTGCCTATACATTGTCCAAAAAGGAGAAAGTCGAGCTTTGTTCTTCCTTAGCTGGAGTTAAAGTGCCTGAGGGTTATTCTTCAAACATTTCTTCGCTTGTTTCAGTGGAGAATTTGAAACTCATGGGGCtgaagtctcatgattgccaTGTTCTGATGGAAGATTTCTTACCTATTGCAATTCGTTcaattttgcctaaaaatgtacCGTATACCATTATTAGGTTATGTTGTTTCTTCAAGGCAATATACAGTAAAGTCATTAATCCTAAAGAATTGGATTATTTAGAGATTGAAATTGCCGTCATTTTGTGCCGGTTGGAGAT ATCATGTGAAGACAGTAGGGCTTCCTCTTCTCGACACAATGGTCGATTTGATGGTATGGGAACTATAGGCCGTAGAGATCATGATATGTCTCTTGACAAGTGGCACATGGCCCACACATATATTCTTTTTAATGAAGATGAAGTTGCACCGTATGTCAACCGACACATGTCTTTCTTGAAGGCGCGGAACCGAAAGGCTAACCCGAAAGCATTAGCTACAGAACATAGTAAATCATTTCGTTTTTGGTTCAAAGATCAACTAATGAAAGAACAACCTGTTTCTGAGAGACTTAGGAGTTTGTGCTATGGTCCTGATTTCCGTGCCTCATTTTTCTTTGCATATGTTGTTAATGGTTGTACATTCTATACGCGGGACCAAGATGATAAAAGTACTATGCAAAACAGTGGGGTATCTCTCGAAGCTGAAGCAATGTATTTTTCAAGTTCTAAAGACAATCGTCCTGTCTATAGTTAA